In one Pseudomonas sp. MM211 genomic region, the following are encoded:
- a CDS encoding YDG domain-containing protein, producing MKRASLNHLYRLVWSDADQAFVAVAEHSTSRGKRGGAIGFLAAVGLLGSGMALAADLPTGGAIVGGSGNISQNGSHMVIDQHSGKLVTNWNSFDIGSEASVTFHQPGVDSIALNRVIGGGNASQILGKLDANGQVWLLNPNGVVIGKGAEVNVGGLVASSLQISDQDFLAGKTTLNGGAGAGAVLNQGTINAAQGGVVALVGPQVGNSGIIQTPGGSTVMAAGDKVTLDFQGDGLVGVNIERGVLDALVKNEGHISADGGLVALSARSADAALNSVINNTGIIEANGLVERGGRILLDGDAEGGLTQIAGTLDASSVHGKGGDIVVTGERIAIADAQLDASGTAGGGTIKVGGGWQGKDASVANASQVTVERNVKVKADATQAGDGGTVVFWSDGDNRFAGDISIRGGEQAGNGGKAEVSGKQTLQYAGKTDARAAKGRTGDLLLDPTTITVSGGSGTSGDWSNGSGAVTVYEKTLEEQTANVLLQATDSIRFADLNLNSGDGTITMQEDVSFRAEVLNSGNTATSISFANKDNTLEVSGNGSIYMQAGGTRTGSINGVFNLVAKGTGVNPALADLPDHDVDVIGSGTPGAGSITLLGADGLTIAGSLSTEGGYIRLSSDSDTGGRGDLSITTPITTHGGNLYLSFGDTTRGSNTYNSVATLSGDITLGTGRLYFGDAMGTKGLGTSTGEKQLAGLLSLSGDVNFSTPLTMKGGASVFTDGAINFTSTVNLDTGTDLLTLRANNVDFSQATLQNLSTASIRLEPYDATTNIQLDSSSGNAGGGIFLDASAPATDISKLVGIKNLTIGRADGTGTTTVEASGFGFSANNNLTLLNGDIQIDGALRNTDSSGHIIAQAGTGDIVIGSSGTVTAQGSGDAVVLVAERNLVNNAGAGALVANNGRWLTYSSSPLDDTRGGLDVAFKQYAAQYGDTVLGSGNGHLYSYAPKVKVELQGEVRKTYDGDTAATVNNANFDMSGAIDGDTIDVLSFGNAYYTDKNAGAAKGVTVDDVEVSEATNGNVKVYGYQVDASSVSGDVGQIDRKTLTATADVANKTYDGTTTADLSNISLVGIVSGDQGKVTGTGDKGAFIDKNAGQDKSVTGSGIALTGDEANNYAFDTDAQIGTADIDRKVLTATADVANKTYDGTTVADLSNISLIGIVDGDESKVNTSGGTGAFIDKNAGQDKSVSGSGIALTGDEANNYAFDTDAQIGTADIDRKVLTATADVANKTYDGTTVAGLSNISLIGIVDGDESKVSTSGTGAFIDKNAGQEKSVTGSGIALTGDEANNYAFDTDAQIGTADIDRKTLTATADVANKTYDGTTTADLSNISLIGIVDGDESKVNTSGGTGAFIDKNAGQDKSVTGSGIALAGDEANNYAFDTDAQIGTADIDRKTLTATADVANKTYDGSTVADLSNISLVGIVDGDQGKVTGSGDKGAFIDKNAGEGKSVTGSGIALTGDEANNYAFDTDAQIGTADIDRKTLTATADVANKTYDGTTVADLSNISLIGIVDGDQGKVTGSGDKGAFIDKNAGQDKSVTGSGIALTGDEANNYAFDTDAQIGTADIDRKVVTVRVDIADKPYDGSSTAIIRDITVDGIVVGDAVGATGNASFETPTAGQGKTVSVTDLQLQGGDASNYLLADQPVIGVASIQPPFFTPVGLINAPEGVNGTGVAVKRPDNQVIVEGQATVQPILSTALFSDTPSLATTPASIGMGDALVLQDAVLTGNGRMSLALLDGRSEPAVRKSLAIYRTRSGEPLSAEGQYAATDMGNSITLELADTGSRQAPVLQRSGSRSVEGVVTLANGQLLNLQVTVLSDGVLMVQVPLMASDIPSDELAAYGLAVAKKRLGTSVRNIETVVVEHALRQAKVVAVKSMEVVSR from the coding sequence AACCAGGGCACCATCAATGCAGCGCAAGGTGGCGTGGTTGCTTTGGTCGGCCCCCAGGTTGGCAACAGCGGGATAATCCAGACGCCGGGTGGCAGCACGGTAATGGCAGCTGGCGACAAGGTGACACTGGACTTCCAGGGCGACGGCCTGGTCGGTGTCAACATCGAGCGTGGTGTGCTCGATGCTCTGGTTAAAAACGAAGGTCACATCAGCGCCGACGGCGGCCTGGTGGCGTTGAGTGCGCGATCGGCTGATGCTGCCTTGAACAGCGTGATCAACAACACCGGCATCATCGAAGCCAACGGCCTGGTGGAGCGTGGTGGGCGCATTCTTCTGGATGGTGATGCCGAGGGTGGCCTCACGCAAATCGCAGGTACGCTCGACGCTTCCTCCGTGCATGGCAAGGGCGGCGACATCGTCGTGACGGGCGAGCGTATCGCCATTGCCGATGCGCAGCTGGATGCCAGCGGCACCGCAGGTGGCGGCACGATCAAGGTCGGCGGCGGCTGGCAGGGCAAGGATGCCAGCGTGGCCAATGCCTCGCAGGTGACGGTCGAGCGCAACGTGAAGGTCAAAGCCGACGCGACCCAGGCCGGTGATGGCGGCACGGTGGTGTTCTGGTCGGACGGTGACAACCGTTTCGCGGGCGACATCTCGATCCGTGGTGGTGAGCAGGCAGGTAACGGCGGCAAGGCTGAAGTCTCTGGCAAGCAAACGCTTCAGTATGCGGGCAAGACCGACGCGCGTGCAGCCAAGGGGCGTACGGGTGATCTGTTGCTTGATCCGACCACCATCACCGTTTCCGGTGGCAGCGGCACCAGTGGCGACTGGTCGAACGGCAGCGGTGCCGTGACGGTGTACGAGAAGACGCTGGAGGAGCAGACGGCCAACGTGCTGTTGCAGGCCACGGATAGCATTCGTTTCGCCGATCTGAATCTGAATAGCGGCGATGGCACGATCACCATGCAGGAAGATGTCAGCTTCCGTGCCGAGGTGCTCAACAGCGGCAATACCGCTACGTCCATCAGCTTCGCTAACAAAGACAACACGCTGGAGGTTTCCGGGAACGGCAGCATTTACATGCAGGCTGGGGGCACCCGTACGGGGTCTATAAACGGCGTGTTCAACCTCGTCGCCAAGGGCACAGGCGTGAACCCTGCTCTTGCTGATCTGCCAGATCATGATGTCGATGTAATCGGGAGTGGTACGCCAGGTGCCGGTAGCATTACTTTGCTTGGTGCCGATGGCTTGACCATCGCTGGCTCACTGTCCACCGAAGGCGGCTATATACGACTGTCCAGCGATTCTGACACTGGTGGCCGAGGCGATTTGAGTATCACCACTCCAATCACCACGCACGGCGGCAACCTGTATCTATCGTTCGGCGACACTACGCGCGGTTCTAATACCTACAACAGTGTAGCCACGCTGAGTGGAGACATAACCCTCGGTACAGGCCGCCTATATTTTGGTGATGCCATGGGTACCAAGGGGCTTGGTACCTCCACTGGTGAAAAACAGTTGGCTGGTCTCCTGAGCTTGAGTGGCGATGTAAATTTCAGCACACCGCTAACAATGAAAGGAGGCGCCTCGGTATTTACCGACGGCGCAATCAACTTCACCAGCACGGTCAATCTGGACACTGGCACTGACCTGCTGACCCTGCGCGCCAACAACGTCGACTTCAGCCAGGCGACCTTGCAGAACCTGTCCACGGCAAGTATTCGCCTGGAGCCCTACGACGCGACGACCAATATCCAGCTGGACAGCAGCAGCGGCAACGCTGGTGGCGGCATCTTCCTGGATGCGAGCGCGCCTGCGACCGATATCAGCAAACTGGTGGGAATCAAGAACCTCACCATCGGCCGTGCCGACGGTACAGGTACCACGACCGTTGAAGCTTCCGGCTTTGGCTTCAGCGCCAACAACAACCTGACGCTGCTCAACGGTGATATCCAGATCGATGGCGCGCTGCGCAACACTGACTCCAGCGGACACATCATCGCCCAGGCTGGCACCGGTGATATCGTCATTGGCAGCAGCGGCACAGTCACCGCTCAGGGCAGCGGTGACGCCGTCGTATTGGTCGCCGAGCGTAACCTCGTCAACAACGCGGGCGCGGGCGCGCTGGTTGCCAACAATGGCCGCTGGCTCACCTATTCCAGCAGTCCTCTGGATGATACGCGTGGCGGCCTGGATGTCGCTTTCAAACAGTACGCCGCGCAGTATGGCGATACGGTGCTGGGTAGCGGCAATGGACACCTGTACAGCTATGCACCGAAGGTGAAGGTTGAGCTGCAGGGAGAGGTTCGCAAGACCTATGACGGCGACACCGCCGCGACCGTCAACAATGCAAACTTTGACATGAGCGGCGCAATCGATGGCGACACCATCGACGTGCTCTCGTTTGGTAATGCCTATTACACCGACAAGAATGCCGGCGCCGCAAAGGGCGTAACGGTAGACGACGTCGAGGTTTCCGAGGCGACCAATGGAAACGTCAAGGTGTACGGCTACCAGGTCGACGCCTCCAGCGTAAGTGGTGATGTGGGGCAGATCGACCGCAAAACCCTGACCGCGACCGCCGACGTAGCCAACAAAACCTACGACGGCACTACCACTGCTGACCTGAGCAACATCTCGCTGGTTGGCATCGTAAGTGGCGACCAAGGCAAGGTCACCGGCACTGGCGATAAAGGCGCGTTCATCGACAAGAACGCAGGCCAGGACAAATCGGTTACCGGCTCGGGCATCGCGCTGACCGGCGATGAGGCGAACAACTATGCATTCGATACCGATGCGCAAATCGGCACCGCCGACATCGACCGCAAAGTGCTGACCGCGACCGCCGACGTAGCCAACAAAACCTACGACGGCACCACGGTTGCTGATCTGAGCAATATCTCGCTGATCGGCATCGTCGACGGTGATGAAAGCAAAGTGAACACCAGTGGTGGCACCGGCGCCTTTATCGACAAGAACGCAGGTCAGGACAAATCGGTCTCCGGATCGGGCATTGCGCTGACCGGCGACGAGGCGAACAACTACGCATTCGACACTGATGCACAGATCGGCACCGCCGACATCGACCGCAAAGTGCTGACCGCGACCGCCGACGTAGCCAACAAAACTTACGACGGCACTACGGTTGCTGGCCTGAGCAATATCTCGCTGATCGGCATCGTTGACGGTGATGAAAGCAAGGTGAGCACCAGTGGTACCGGCGCCTTTATTGACAAGAACGCAGGTCAGGAAAAATCGGTTACCGGCTCGGGCATCGCCCTGACCGGCGACGAGGCGAACAACTACGCGTTCGATACCGATGCGCAAATCGGCACCGCCGACATCGACCGCAAAACCCTGACCGCAACCGCCGATGTGGCCAACAAAACCTACGACGGCACGACCACCGCTGACCTGAGTAATATCTCGCTGATCGGCATCGTCGACGGTGATGAAAGCAAAGTGAACACCAGTGGTGGCACCGGCGCGTTCATCGATAAGAACGCAGGTCAGGACAAATCGGTGACCGGCTCGGGCATCGCCCTGGCTGGCGACGAGGCGAACAACTATGCATTCGACACCGATGCGCAAATCGGCACCGCCGACATCGACCGCAAAACCCTGACCGCAACCGCCGATGTGGCCAACAAAACCTACGACGGCAGCACGGTTGCTGACCTGAGCAATATCTCGTTGGTTGGTATCGTCGATGGTGATCAAGGCAAAGTCACCGGCAGTGGCGACAAAGGTGCTTTCATCGACAAGAACGCGGGCGAAGGCAAGTCTGTTACCGGCTCGGGCATCGCCCTGACCGGCGACGAGGCGAACAACTACGCATTCGACACCGATGCACAGATCGGCACTGCGGACATCGACCGCAAAACCCTGACCGCAACCGCCGACGTGGCCAACAAAACCTACGACGGCACCACGGTTGCTGACCTGAGCAATATCTCGCTGATCGGCATCGTCGATGGCGACCAGGGCAAGGTCACCGGCAGTGGCGACAAGGGCGCGTTCATCGACAAGAATGCGGGGCAGGACAAATCGGTTACCGGCTCGGGCATCGCCCTGACCGGCGATGAGGCGAACAACTACGCATTCGACACCGATGCGCAGATCGGCACCGCCGATATCGACCGTAAGGTGGTGACTGTCAGGGTTGATATTGCCGACAAGCCGTACGACGGCAGTAGCACGGCCATCATCCGGGATATCACTGTTGACGGTATCGTTGTCGGCGATGCTGTCGGTGCAACGGGGAACGCTTCGTTTGAAACACCGACGGCGGGCCAAGGGAAAACTGTAAGCGTTACCGATTTGCAACTGCAGGGTGGCGACGCATCCAACTATCTGTTGGCTGATCAGCCAGTGATCGGCGTCGCCAGCATTCAGCCGCCATTCTTCACACCGGTTGGTTTGATCAATGCACCGGAAGGCGTTAATGGCACTGGCGTAGCGGTTAAGCGGCCTGATAATCAGGTGATCGTGGAGGGCCAAGCCACTGTTCAGCCGATTCTGTCTACGGCGCTGTTCAGCGATACGCCCAGCCTAGCAACGACCCCAGCAAGCATCGGCATGGGTGACGCGTTGGTTCTTCAGGATGCTGTTCTAACTGGTAACGGCAGGATGAGCCTGGCGCTGCTCGATGGTCGCTCAGAGCCCGCAGTGCGTAAAAGTCTGGCAATTTATCGAACCCGTTCGGGTGAGCCGCTAAGTGCAGAAGGTCAGTACGCCGCGACTGACATGGGCAATAGCATCACGCTGGAACTGGCCGATACCGGAAGCCGCCAGGCGCCTGTGCTGCAACGCTCTGGCTCCAGGTCGGTGGAGGGGGTCGTCACGTTGGCCAATGGGCAGCTGTTGAACCTTCAGGTAACGGTACTGAGCGATGGTGTGCTGATGGTTCAAGTGCCGCTTATGGCCAGCGATATCCCTAGCGATGAGCTTGCTGCATACGGTCTTGCGGTAGCCAAGAAACGCTTGGGAACCAGCGTTCGCAATATTGAAACCGTCGTGGTCGAGCACGCGTTGAGGCAGGCCAAGGTAGTGGCGGTGAAGTCGATGGAGGTGGTTAGCCGCTAA
- a CDS encoding ShlB/FhaC/HecB family hemolysin secretion/activation protein, which produces MRSYFPLFLMAAPFMALAQTPPANLPSPLTQDLIRDRQERLLQEQQQRLQELQQLPGRTVEAPAEAPPSDERCFAIEQIEISGATSLSAVDKAQILAPFADDCLGVSQLNGLLKALTDHYIDRGYVTTRAYLPQQDLSARTLKVVVVEGRLEGLDSSALASDRELAMGFPGTVGDVLNLRELEQLVDNLNRLPSRPAQLELVPGEQVGGSRVQLKGERSKPWHANINRHNDGQRSTGEQQWGLGLTWDSPLGLADQLSLRASRDAVSDSFRHSHAQSLSYSIPYGWWRVDYSYSQSYYRTLGQTADGFPFETDGDSQQHALRAERVLHRDSVSKTAFNTGVSHVRTNNFILGNRMDLSSNRLSEWQLGFNHGRRIGSAFVNADIGWQRGIGAFDAQGNGDPRGDQPVARYNKYSLTLSYLQPFSLWGERFSFDSLATGQKSEDVLFSSQRISIGGLNSVRGFKDQSLSGDSGGYWRNQLRWTRPVTWAPLQPFVQQYGMALAYDVGVIQRGEHNGLASGRMSGNAVEFSARGEHLAAAVTFAHSLERPDVITERERPVHFRVDFFF; this is translated from the coding sequence ATGCGCTCGTATTTCCCCTTGTTTCTCATGGCCGCGCCGTTCATGGCCCTCGCCCAGACTCCGCCTGCGAACCTGCCTTCGCCGCTGACCCAGGATTTGATCCGCGACCGCCAGGAGCGCCTGCTGCAGGAGCAGCAACAGCGTTTGCAGGAGTTGCAGCAGTTGCCTGGGCGTACGGTCGAAGCGCCTGCCGAGGCGCCGCCCAGCGATGAGCGCTGCTTCGCCATCGAGCAGATCGAGATCAGCGGCGCTACCTCACTGTCAGCCGTCGACAAGGCCCAAATCCTCGCGCCATTCGCCGACGATTGCCTGGGCGTTAGCCAGCTCAACGGCCTGCTCAAGGCGCTGACCGACCACTACATCGACCGTGGCTACGTGACCACTCGGGCCTACCTGCCGCAGCAGGATCTGTCGGCGCGTACGCTGAAAGTCGTAGTGGTCGAAGGCCGCCTGGAAGGCTTGGACAGTTCCGCTCTGGCCAGCGACCGTGAATTGGCCATGGGCTTTCCCGGCACCGTGGGCGACGTGCTCAACCTGCGCGAACTGGAGCAACTGGTGGATAACCTCAACCGCCTGCCGTCGCGGCCTGCCCAACTGGAGCTGGTGCCTGGCGAGCAGGTCGGTGGCAGCCGGGTGCAACTCAAGGGCGAGCGCAGCAAACCGTGGCACGCCAATATCAATCGCCACAACGATGGCCAGCGCAGCACCGGCGAGCAGCAGTGGGGCTTGGGCCTGACCTGGGACAGCCCGCTTGGCCTGGCCGACCAACTGAGCCTGCGTGCCAGCCGCGATGCCGTCAGTGACAGCTTCCGTCATTCCCATGCCCAGAGTCTGTCCTACAGCATCCCCTACGGCTGGTGGCGCGTGGACTACAGCTACAGCCAGAGCTACTACCGCACCCTGGGCCAGACCGCTGATGGCTTTCCCTTTGAGACCGACGGTGACAGCCAGCAGCACGCCCTGCGCGCCGAGCGTGTACTGCACCGTGACAGCGTCAGCAAGACCGCCTTCAACACCGGCGTAAGCCATGTCCGCACCAACAACTTTATCCTCGGCAACCGCATGGATCTGTCCAGCAACCGCCTCAGCGAATGGCAATTGGGCTTCAACCATGGCCGGCGTATCGGCAGTGCGTTCGTCAACGCCGATATCGGCTGGCAACGCGGCATTGGCGCCTTCGATGCCCAGGGCAACGGCGACCCTCGTGGTGACCAGCCCGTGGCGCGCTACAACAAATACAGCCTGACCCTCAGCTACCTGCAGCCTTTCAGCCTGTGGGGCGAGCGCTTCAGTTTCGACAGCCTGGCCACCGGCCAGAAAAGTGAAGACGTACTGTTTAGCTCGCAACGCATCAGCATTGGCGGGCTCAACTCGGTACGTGGCTTCAAGGATCAGTCCCTGTCGGGCGACAGCGGTGGTTACTGGCGCAACCAGTTGCGCTGGACCCGCCCCGTCACCTGGGCGCCGCTGCAACCCTTCGTGCAGCAATACGGTATGGCGCTGGCCTACGACGTTGGCGTTATCCAGCGCGGCGAGCACAACGGCCTCGCCAGCGGCCGCATGAGCGGCAACGCCGTGGAGTTCAGCGCCCGTGGTGAGCACCTGGCCGCCGCCGTGACCTTCGCCCATTCCCTGGAACGCCCCGATGTGATCACCGAGCGCGAGCGCCCGGTGCATTTCCGCGTCGACTTCTTCTTCTGA
- a CDS encoding DsbA family protein, translating into MSRRIVVVAVIVLAVIGFALAGFLYPREEAPVYQPVPADTGATEAPRAANLVRFHSPSFGPANASVTVVEFFDPSCEACRAFYPIVKQMMDKHPGDIRLVLRYVLNHKGSEETARIIEAARKQDLFIPVIEAVLDSQPAWHDDPQVIAAWQAAERAGLDVPKAREDMMSADINAALEKDTADAQRLGVRGTPTFFVNGRPLTQFGAQQLYDLIRSELDKSAR; encoded by the coding sequence ATGAGTCGCCGTATCGTGGTCGTTGCCGTTATCGTCCTTGCTGTCATTGGCTTCGCTCTTGCCGGGTTTCTCTATCCGAGAGAAGAGGCGCCTGTCTACCAGCCAGTCCCGGCTGATACAGGAGCCACCGAGGCACCGCGCGCTGCGAACCTGGTGCGGTTTCATTCACCGAGCTTCGGCCCAGCCAATGCGAGCGTGACAGTCGTCGAGTTTTTCGACCCCTCATGCGAGGCGTGCAGGGCGTTCTATCCAATCGTCAAACAGATGATGGACAAGCACCCAGGGGATATCAGGCTGGTTCTGCGCTATGTGCTCAACCATAAGGGCTCGGAAGAAACCGCACGGATCATCGAGGCGGCGAGAAAACAGGATCTGTTCATCCCGGTGATCGAGGCCGTGCTGGATTCTCAGCCTGCCTGGCATGACGACCCTCAGGTCATTGCCGCCTGGCAGGCAGCGGAGCGTGCCGGGCTGGATGTGCCGAAGGCGCGTGAGGACATGATGTCGGCCGACATTAACGCCGCGCTGGAGAAAGATACTGCTGACGCCCAGCGCCTGGGCGTACGCGGCACGCCGACGTTCTTCGTGAATGGCCGACCGCTCACCCAGTTCGGTGCTCAGCAGCTTTACGACCTGATCAGAAGCGAGCTCGACAAGAGCGCTCGATAA
- a CDS encoding methyltransferase family protein: MDFLNNRFPPVLVACVFAVLIWLSSADAFGHVSAARLVIALPLLLLGVAVCLAGVNSFRRARTTVNPLVPQEVTSLVSTGIYRHSRNPMYLGFAVVLLSWAIVLGTPQAVIGVVGFIVYINRFQIAPEERVLSERFGASFTGYQAQVRRWI, encoded by the coding sequence ATGGATTTTCTGAACAACCGTTTCCCGCCTGTGCTTGTTGCCTGCGTGTTTGCAGTGCTGATATGGCTCAGTTCGGCGGACGCGTTTGGCCATGTTTCAGCGGCACGACTGGTTATCGCCTTGCCGTTATTACTGTTGGGCGTCGCGGTCTGCCTGGCAGGGGTAAACAGCTTTCGTCGAGCGCGCACCACCGTCAACCCGCTGGTACCGCAGGAGGTTACCAGTCTGGTCAGCACCGGCATCTATCGGCACAGCCGCAACCCGATGTATCTGGGCTTTGCTGTCGTACTGCTGTCGTGGGCGATCGTTCTCGGCACGCCACAAGCGGTCATCGGCGTAGTCGGGTTCATCGTCTACATCAACCGCTTCCAGATCGCACCGGAGGAACGTGTCTTGTCGGAGCGCTTCGGGGCGTCTTTTACGGGTTATCAGGCCCAGGTGCGGCGCTGGATTTAG
- a CDS encoding disulfide bond formation protein B yields MNHLRSSVWSLLLTAWLLALLATLAVLFVGEVMGQVPCNLCWFQRAFMFPLVVILGVACYLSDAGVWRYALPVAIAGLLVALYHNLLYFRVIPEAIKPCGMGPSCSGADMTVLGSVPLPLLSLGVFSLIAVLLLLVRRRSVA; encoded by the coding sequence ATGAACCACCTCAGGTCTAGCGTTTGGTCTCTGTTACTCACTGCTTGGCTATTGGCGCTGCTTGCCACGCTGGCGGTGCTGTTCGTTGGTGAGGTCATGGGGCAGGTTCCCTGCAACCTGTGCTGGTTTCAGCGTGCCTTCATGTTTCCGCTGGTGGTCATCCTGGGGGTCGCCTGCTACCTGTCCGATGCGGGTGTCTGGCGTTATGCCCTGCCTGTCGCCATCGCCGGTCTGCTGGTCGCGCTGTACCACAACCTGCTGTATTTCCGAGTCATCCCCGAAGCCATCAAACCCTGCGGCATGGGCCCGTCTTGCTCTGGCGCCGACATGACGGTACTCGGCAGCGTGCCGTTGCCTTTGCTGTCCCTTGGGGTCTTCAGCTTGATCGCTGTTCTACTTTTGCTCGTTCGCCGGAGGTCAGTTGCATGA